The Helianthus annuus cultivar XRQ/B chromosome 16, HanXRQr2.0-SUNRISE, whole genome shotgun sequence genome includes a window with the following:
- the LOC110917814 gene encoding uncharacterized protein LOC110917814: MMKENMMFEHEHPFSLIDLWSEQVQREAESEDDEEENDDVLIANQDFQCLCSRCGEDIKWYHRYYYSCCHCSDYFVHKFCAELPQRLEDVCEVGHALDLTQSASHLNWKGGWTQEDDWNCKICGRYHKSGDLWYRCDRCIFQFDVNCGTKMLQKNVIHHPSDKHPLICISKQLLAKCDACGKEHKGNFYHCSICLWSKMIHSDCAFLPQKLQIQHTTNDVFSHIHPLNLAYSFPVEDQISKNLPRCRVCRYGFSYRTNLWMYKCEKCRYYTHLVCATSRNEPFMSIFKSPGTGSKNYKDDEHPYLLHLPFPDPSYSILKHLFFKKKESSTLEISNKIYHKPQGIIHKHPLILEDITVPTSSRKKSISYHDPMKSIQLLCDGCVRPITSGPIYVCDSEGQCNFVLHEWCSQLPAKLNGHFAHQQHTLILHSKAPPREFFGVFSCDACKLPCNGFAYCCMDCNYFIIDVHCAFLPEEITHTSHPNHLLSRVYHGASDNCRICGRIDMNYFSCHTCNDFRLDAKCALFIPETTWNKCDKHPMKLSYFPIENHKSDYFCEVCERELNPEYPFYHCHDCMQSMHIACAPSILQYETYDIDEKGVYEFVNVKFGGRYENSKVHPHPLSFVQGIRDDGECHKCGYKLQFQMIFKCLTCEFAVDYDCCSETSE, encoded by the exons ATGATGAAAGAAAATATGATGTTTGAACACGAACATCCATTTAGTCTTATAGACTTGTGGTCGGAGCAAGTGCAACGTGAAGCAGAGTCTGAAGACGACGAGGAGGAGAACGATGATGTTTTAATTGCAAACCAAGACTTTCAATGTTTGTGTTCCAGATGTGGGGAAGACATCAAGTGGTATCATAGGTATTACTACTCTTGTTGTCATTGTAGTGATTACTTTGTTCATAAATTTTGTGCAGAGCTTCCACAAAGATTGGAAGACGTTTGTGAGGTTGGTCATGCTCTTGACCTCACCCAATCGGCATCCCATTTGAACTGGAAGGGCGGATGGACCCAGGAGGACGATTGGAACTGTAAAATTTGTGGTAGGTATCATAAGTCTGGAGATTTGTGGTATCGTTGTGATCGTTGTATTTTTCAATTTGATGTAAATTGTGGTACGAAAATGCTACAAAAAAATGTCATACACCATCCTAGCGACAAACACCCACTAATTTGCATCTCAAAACAACTTTTAGCCAAGTGCGATGCATGTGGGAAGGAACATAAGGGGAACTTCTATCATTGTTCCATTTGTCTCTGGTCTAAAATGATTCATAGTGATTGTGCTTTTCTACCACAAAAGTTGCAAATCCAACATACTACTAATGATGTCTTCTCCCATATCCATCCTCTCAACCTTGCTTATTCCTTTCCAGTCGAAGATCAAATATCTAAAAACCTGCCACGGTGTAGGGTATGTCGTTATGGGTTTAGTTATAGAACAAATCTTTGGATGTATAAATGCGAGAAATGCAGATACTATACCCATCTAGTTTGCGCAACGTCAAGAAACGAGCCATTCATGTCAATCTTCAAGTCTCCAG GTACAGGCAGTAAAAACTACAAAGATGATGAGCATCCTTATCTTCTTCATCTTCCATTTCCTGATCCATCTTACAGCATACTAAAACACTTGTTTTTTAAGAAAAAAGAATCAAGTACATTAGAAATTTCTAACAAGATCTACCACAAACCACAAGGTATTATTCATAAACACCCACTAATTCTAGAGGATATCACAGTCCCCACCTCTTCTAGAAAAAAATCAATATCCTATCATGACCCAATGAAGAGTATTCAACTTTTGTGCGACGGCTGTGTCAGACCAATTACGAGTGGCCCAATTTACGTGTGTGACAGTGAGGGGCAATGCAACTTTGTGCTCCACGAGTGGTGCTCCCAGCTACCTGCTAAATTGAATGGCCACTTTGCTCACCAACAGCACACCCTGATTCTCCATTCAAAAGCCCCTCCTCGTGAGTTTTTTGGGGTGTTTAGTTGTGATGCTTGCAAGCTACCTTGTAATGGATTTGCCTACTGTTGTATGGATTGCAACTACTTCATCATTGACGTTCACTGCGCCTTCTTACCAGAAGAAATCACTCATACTTCTCACCCAAATCACCTCCTTTCTAGGGTATATCACGGAGCTTCGGATAATTGTCGTATTTGTGGGCGTATAGATATGAATTATTTTTCTTGCCATACTTGTAATGATTTTCGTCTAGACGCCAAGTGTGCTTTGTTTATACCGGAGACAACTTGGAACAAGTGTGACAAGCATCCTATGAAGCTGAGTTACTTTCCGATTGAGAACCATAAGAGTGACTATTTTTGTGAAGTTTGCGAGCGAGAACTTAATCCTGAGTATCCATTCTATCACTGTCATGATTGTATGCAGTCTATGCATATAGCTTGTGCTCCCTCAATACTTCAGTATGAAACATATGACATTGATGAAAAAGGCGTTTATGAGTTTGTAAATGTGAAGTTTGGGGGCAGATATGAGAATAGTAAAGTGCATCCACACCCCCTTTCTTTCGTTCAAGGGATTCGAGACGATGGTGAATGTCACAAGTGTGGTTACAAACTCCAATTCCAAATGATCtttaagtgtttaacttgtgagTTTGCAGTTGATTATGACTGTTGTAGTGAGACATCTGAGtaa